The window TCCCCAGCACCAATACTGCCTCACGAGTGGCGCAAACATGCCGCCGCCCCTATCAGACAGCTTGACACCTGTCAACACTCAGCTCGGAGGGATCGGGATTACCCCACCAGTATGGGAAGTCTTTCGCCGCTCCTGCTGCGCCGAAGAGGGcgaagttgaggatgaagtagATGACCTGAGTACCACCGTCGAGACTCGCACTGTAGGAGTAGTGAGTGATGAAGTGAAACGATCTGTCAGCGGGCGCTATGACTGTGGGACTAAAAAGTGCTGGTAGTGTGCTCTACGcgatgacttacctgagcAAACAATTGTACTTGACGAACCATCTAGGTCTGTAAGCAGGAACAAGTCCAAGTCGTTAGCAACAGGACTCAACACCGCGTCGACGATTGCCGTATGATGAGCGATTGCCCGAAGCTCACCGGTACTTCCTAGCCCACCATTGGGACATGAAGCCGATCAGGGCACCAGACCACCACATACCTACAGAAGCAAGATCGATCAGCCTCACGCTTAAGGTCACTTACTGCCCCAGCAGGCGAATAACGAgggtatcactcaccattgaCAGAGTATGGGAGCCAGCCCATGTAGTTGGTAATGATGGGAGTGTTGAGATCCCTCCAAATACTCTGCTTAGGGAATCGCCTGTACATGAGCCAGAAGGGAATCGGAAGTACCAAGCCAATACCCAAACAAGCGGGAATGAACCAATATGGTCCATTGCCAGTGTACATCTGCTTTCCGAGAGCACCGAAGGTGATAGCCTTGGAATTGGTGCTGATAGGCCTCGATGGTCAGCTTTTGATCAGGTATCCATCTTGGCATAGCGTCAGATGACTTACCCCTGCAGATTCCAACCGGACCAGATCCGACTACCGACTGGGTCTTTCAAGATCTCACGATGAGCAGACATGATCGACCTGAAAATGCCATAGTAGTCAGTAAGTATACGACTGGAACGATCGTTTTTGTAACGGATCCGCCAGGTAGGTGGGTGCAATGGGTCTACTGAGCACTCACCTGTAGATACAATAATTGAGGGTGGCGCCGAGGAAGGTTCCGCAGAATTGAGCGATGAACACGACTCTAGGTGGGACTTTGGCATATTGGCCAAGCTATGGAGTGATATAAAATCCAACTTACTTCCGTTGGAGGTAAAAATCGAAGTACTCATAAAAGGCAAGCCGTTGGTGCGGCCTTCACCAACATTGCTGTAGTATcctcccatcatcaaagcGTAACCTATAGCAGGATGTTAATTCGGTAATTTGCTTGCCAATCCCGAGGACTACTCACAAATGAGCAGACCTATCCAGGAATTCCACTGAGAGTTGAACGGCCACCTAAAGTACCAAATCCCGTGGGGTCAATATCGAACGTATACTGCAGTGTAAGATAGTACAGACACTAAACATAAAGGATACGCCTGGGTGATAAGAATCCAGTCAAAactgaaggagaagagaccAAGACCCTCGTTGGAGGAACCGGCTCCGAACAGCTGTCGCACCACAGTGTGTCGACCGTTGTCTGCCAAGCAAATGATTGAGACAGCAGTGAGAAGAGGGAACATCCATGAGGGAACAATCTCCCAGCAGAAGATGGCGATGAAGACGATCCAGAAGAACTTCATTCGCTTCTTGTTCAACATGCCTCCGAAGTGCATGGACTGCAGAAGAGACATGTAAGGCAAGGTCTCTGGCCATACAGCGTAGGTTGGGTAGATGAGAGAGGATTGAAGAACACCACAGACCGCATATCCGACACACTGGGTAGCCCAGGTCTGAATGATAGCGACACCTATAGTGAATAAACGTCAGCCAGCAGTCTTGAAATGTGCATTGTATGAAATTGACCCACCGGGGTTTATCTCAATGTTGTAGTACAAGTTGAGAATCGCCACGATGGTGACCGCTTCAGCGGTCGAGACCGAGGCAGTCGATGAAAAGATGACGATAGCGGCATGCTCCTTGACTGTGATATCTCACTATCAGGACATTTCCATATACCCTCTAGAAGTTACAGAACACGTACTGTTGAAAGGGCCGGGGTTGAGGTATCGCCATTTCCCTTTGGAAGGGATGACCGCAGCCATAAGATTGCCGAGAACATATGCAATAATGAGCTGGAACAGAGCTGACACCGACGCATTTTGAGGCTATTGTACGTTTATGTCAGCCACGCTGAAGTGCAAGTGATCCCAACGCCGCGCATAATAAGCTTACTTTGAAATAGTAGATCTCCGCAAGGACAGCACCAAAGCAAGCAAGACCGGCACCAAGGAACCAAAATCGGAAGGGCAAAACAGGAAGATCGGGATCGTCTCGAGGGCTGGAATGCACGACAGTCAGTTGCTGTCTGCCCATCTATCGACCATCATAGTGTGGCACGTGACTCACTCTACGACATGCGAGACCAGCTGATCAGCGTTTTCTACGACGATCACCTCTTCCTGTTCGATGTTCGGTTCGTAACCCTTGTCGTTGACTTCGTTGACGCTGACAGTTGGCTCGATGTACTTCTCGGACAATTTGTTGGCGTTGTCGTTAATATCCGAGTCCCCAATCCTGGGTAGCTGGTGGATGGCCTCGCTTGAGTCTTCCCCAAGAGGGTCGCGGTCGATCTCTTTCGACGAAGATGGCATTGTGAGTACCCTTGTGGTGTATTGACAATGTTTCGTGGTGGGGCATGAAAGGAATCACGTTATTGTCGGGGTACCCGAGCGGCCTTTTATCGACTTCACCTCTTCGTGATCCTTATCTTTGTCCAATTGGTCGATCATTATGCGTCATGAACTTCACTCTCAGCTGCAGCGCCGGTCGAGCGGTTCATGCCCATGAACCAGATAAGAGAAAATGGCGTCCGGACACTAAACCAGTTGTATTCGTCGGACCATGAGCAGTTAGTTTGTTCTTTGTCGAAAGATAAGCTGCGGCCCTAAGCCCTGGCGGCCAAATCCGCTCCGGCAATTTCCGTCAGCTGGAAGTTAGCATAAGCTCATGGGTTTGCGCTTGCGCCTATGTATAAAGCTTAAAGATTCCAACCAACATCGAAGCGCTTGCGGCTAGCTTCAATTGGGTTACATTGCCGCTCGCACCAGCACCACGTGTGAGACGGAATGCGCTTAAGACCGCACGTCACGTCAACCCGACTCGGACCTGGTTCACACCTCCTTTGGTTCTCGCTTACCTGGACAGAGGTATATGAACGCTTGTGCATCTTGGTGCAATACACTGATATGGTATAAGGTACATCCCAACTCGCCACCACGTCGATCATGCCACAGGATCATCGATACCAAGCATTGtcgaaggaggtggaagcAGAGATCcatgaggaggaggtaacTGCAACCAAGGCCAAGAAGAAGTACTTTGTGACGAAAACGATTATTGCTTTACTCTGTGGAGTGCTTCTAGTGCCCACTGCCACTTGGATCTTCGGCCCCACTGACCTCATCGAGGGTGAGCTCTTCCAGAGCTTTGGTAGCGAAGGTCGCCAACCGGTGTCCCTTTGCGAAGCCACCGATCTTTTGTCCATTCAGGCCCCAAGGAAGAGTGAGCATCAGCTTTGCAACATTGGTCGTTTTCGTAAGTATAGCAGCTGAGACCCTCCCAGATATCTGGAAGAACCTTTCGATCAAGGAGGCGACCGATATCCCTGAATGGCTATGGCAGCCAGAGAGAGGTCTGAACCTTACAAAATCAGCCATCGCGGCCGACAACGACAATGCAATCTTCTTGATTGAGGCGTATGTTCCGCCGAAAGCTGCTGCACTAGCTTACCTTAATGGCTCGGCCGAAGCGCCGCCCAAATATGCCCATGTACGTCGGGATCTACTTGTCCGTCAGTGGAGCTTGATCGTGGTCGCTGATTTGGAAACATTGGGCAGGCCGTAGTCCATTATGGGAATACCGAACAGATCATGGACTACTTAATCGGACCTTTGCCGTTGTCCAGCGAAACCTCAATGCGACCGTTGACTGAGATCTATCATCGACCAGAGATTCCATACAATGGTGAGTAGTACCTTTCTGCACTGAAAACGGCGCCATCATGCTAAAACACAGGTCTAGCTCATGGCTTCAACCCCAACTCGACTACGATGGGTCTGCTTTTGGGCTCCACCTTCGGGCCGATGAGCGACATCACCATGGACCTCTTTGGGGGCATCTCCAAGGGGCATGCCAACGATACATTGATTGGCTCTGCGACAGCACCAATGAGCTACGATGGCTCTTGGAGGAAAGCTTGGGTGGGGCTCAAGCTGAATGTCCCGGGACATTACCTCTTCCCTGTCGACCTTTACGCTTACGTGAGTGTTCTCAGGCAGACCATGTTGGATCAACCCGTACTACAAGTTGACTGAGCATCTGGgctgatgattatgattcgTTTTCCTTAGTTTGATCTGAGCGGAACCGATCCCTCTCAATGGAAGCTCTTGAAACTGGTCTACAACGGCCAAGTGTTCGCTTCCGAAGCAGAGTTCCGCAAAGCTTGGTCTGAAGGCAAACTCAATAAATCTAAGAAGCCACTGCTGAATGATACCTCTGAATGGGCGACTCGAACGCGTAAGAAGCGGCAGGAGAGATCTCGATGATCGTGCAGGACCGAGAAGCGTCAGCTTTGATGGCCTTCGTTTCAGAGTGGATCAAGAGGAGCAGTACCTCACTTGGAGTGAGTAAATATCGATGTAAAAATAGACTCTGGATTGCTGTGAACCGAGGCTGACCTGATTTCAGTGGACTGGTCTCTCTATCTCGGATTTGAGAGGGACATGGGTCTGAATTTCTGGGACATCAACTTCAAGGGGGAAAGGATCATCTACGAGATTTCACCCCAGGAAGCCATGGCTCAGTACTCTGGCACAGATCCTCACCAGGCGACGACTGTATTCCTTGATAGGGCCTTCGGCATGGGCGCATCTGGTAAGTACAGTCACTTGATCACTCTACTTGAGTCAAACGCTGATGGGGTACCACCTACTCCAGTCAAGGAACTCATGGTCGGCTACGACTGTCCCGCCGAAGCGGTCTATCTTCCCGCAACTGTACACACGGCCACCGGTTCTTCAACCCGGCTAAACGCCATCTGCGTCTTTGAGAAAGATTCCACCAAGCCCCTCAGTCGACACACCGGCTGGCTCAAGGACGAGATGGGTGCCATCAAAGGCTACGAGCTGACAGTCAGGTCGATCAGTACTGTGGGCAATTACGACTACCTGTTCGATTTGACCCTTCAGCTGGACGGAACTCTGGAGCTGCGTGTCTCTGCATCTGGGTATCTGCAAGGAGGAGTATGGGACCCCAGCCAGGCCCCGTACGGCCATCAAATTAGGGACACCTCGATGGGATCGTTACATGATCTTGTGATCAACTACAAGGTGGACTTCGATATCGCTGGAACTCGAAACTCGCTCATGTCTGCCATGCTTGAGATGGAGGAGACCACTGCACCATGGGTCGACGAAGACTGGGGAGAGGTGAGCAGATGTCGTTCGCCGGCCACTGCTAAGAGCTCCACACTGACTGTCCTTCCTCACCAGACTTTCAAGCAGCAGCGGGTGGTacgaaagatgatcaagagtGAGAACGATTGCAAACTGGAATACGccaagaagtgagttttaCGTGCGCTCACTGGATGCCGAATTTAAGCTGACCAACCCTTTTTGCAGCATGGAGGGAATGTACATTGTCACCAATGAGGAGGAACACAACTCTTGGGGAAACGCCAGAGGTTATGCCATACACCCGGGAGGTATGTGGAATTCATGCTCAAACGAACGATTTCCCTTACGCAATACTGAGGTTGATTGCTCAATGTATACAGCCAGTACCATTCATCTTACCAACCTCGATTGCAAGCGGACAGAAAACAATGTCAACTGGGCTAAGCACTCTCTGGCAGTGACCAGACGTCACGATAACGAGCCTTATTCGTCGTCTATGTGGAACATCCACTTGCCGGGCAAGCCGACCGTTGACTTCTACAAGTTCTTCGACGGCGAGTCGCTCGAGCAGGAAGACGTATGTCACATTTTTTAGGCCTACAAGTGATTAAAATCAGCATGAGCCTCGGCTGACATTGAAGCCTTGAATGAACTATAGCTTGTGGTATGGCTTAACCTCGGCACGCATCACCTGCCTAGAGCTGAGGACTCGCCTCAGACCCTGACAAACGTGGCGACGTGAGTGTAGCTCCACCAGTATGCGGAAGCCATCGACGCTCACTGACAACCTTCATCAGGTCCTCTGTGCTGCTCACCCCGTACAACTTCCACGACTACGACGTCTCGATGGAGTGAGTTTCATTTCCTCCACTCTCTGGACATCGTCCTCTGGGACGGTTGCGGCTGACCAGACCCAACGCAGTGCCCTCAACGCCATCATACTTAACGCGCCTGAGCCTGGTAAACCTTGGAAAATCGATGAGAACGGCGCGAAGCCTTCGTACTGCATGCCTCGAAAGTTACCTGACTTCTCATACACCGGGCTTTTGCAATTTGAGGAGGACGGTTCGCCCGCCACGCCTGCCGAGATCATAGAGCAGCGAAGAATCGGTACGTGCATCGCCCATTTCCGGTttcccccttcttcctctagcTGCTACGAGCTTGTATGAAGCGAACAAAGCTGACTCAAAATGATCTGTGGTTATCCGTAGCCGAATCTTGGCACGGCCTACACGCGCAGATCTAACTTGCTGTGCTGCCTCAACCGTTGAAGCAGGCTTTCATAATACACGGGGCTCTGGGGGTCTCTGCCTTTCTAATTTAGCTTAAAATGACCATGGCGTCCTGCTCGTCATGTCAAAACCGCACTTTGTTATACATAGAATGTTGAGATTGTAGCTAGCAAAATGAATTTTAATGAATCAAAAGGATACTTGGAGGAGTTCGAACTGTATACCTACAACTGCCTTCGATACAAACACAGTGCAAGTGATACAGAGCACGCAGATGCTACTCTAATGAATGCCGTTGTGTGACCAACGACAGGACTATGTGTGCCTCTCTGCAGATTGGCACCAAAAGCCTTCTTCCTACAGGCGATCGGATGCGTCGGCCTTACAAAGCACTAATCAGCTGCGAAGCTTAGCATATTTCATACTCTTGCTGCGGTTAATGGAATGATGGACAGTTGTACAATAAGCTACCATAGTGCAGTGCGCCGCATATGCGCTTTTGGCAACATTCGTTAGTGTGGTACGTAACATGCATGAACTTCGCGAAGACCCACCTGCACGGCGACTAGATGGGACGACGAACGACGAAGGTAGGGGACTACCAAGCAGCCGCAGATCACCGAACGAAAGACAATAGATGTGCATGCGCGAAGCATTAGACTAACGCACGGATTTGATCGCAAGCGCATCCCTAGGCCTGATTGCACCATGTGCTGCTTCGCGACAGAGATAAGAGGGTCTACTCAGGGAAAATAAGCCTTATCTATCCAGAGGCTCCGTCTCGGATTAGGCCTAAATCCTTGTCAGCGGCTGCGGCTGTGAGGGTAATCGTATCGGCACAGTCCGAGTAGTAGGACATCAAAGTATGCTCTGGGTGTGCGCGTAACTCAGTGATCCGGCCAGCGGTCACCGGCATTGTAGTGCCAGCGTATATCAACACCGTGATCTCTGTTGTGTTCATCAATCAGTCAGTCGAGCGGTGCCATCGTCTTTGCTCGAGTACAGCTCAACTTGTGAAGTGAAACTTGAACAAATTCATCGCAAATCTTTCGCTCACCATGCTGCTGaacctcaccatcctcttcgcGCTTCTTCCGTCCCTCATTCGAGCCGCCGCCCCAGCCCCCGCTGCTCAAGCGGTGTTCCCCGATCGAGATCGAGTCCGACACACCTACAAGGAATACCTCTCCGGCAGCTCGGAGCCTCGACACCCTTCTCCCGGATACAAGGCTAAGGCAGCACAGAAGGCCGACAAAGAGGCTTCAGCCCTACGGGCTCCAAAGTATGGGTACGAGGATGCCGAGAATGCGGCTTTCTACGCTATGAGGGCGGAGGCTGGGGCGAGGGACCCCAATGAGAAAGCGCCATGTGAGAAGCTCTGCTCAAAGTGCTGTGATTCTGGCCGGACGTAGATATGATACATGGCTCGGTTGTTGGACTAGCTGCATAGGTTGCTGACTGTGGGAGTAACGTCCGCGGCTATCAGTTCCCCCTTATAACACTTGGGAGGCCTACTGGGGTCTCAAGACATTCGGCCACACCAAGGTGAGCAAGACCTCACTTCAGATTCGCTTACGGCGGAAATTGAGAGCTGAAGACTTTTATCGCTATTCAGCCTGTCCGATGCATGACGGCGGATAACACGACCCTTTACGATATCGCCATCTTGGGCGCTCCCTTCGACACCGCGACTTCCTGGAGACCCGGCGCTCGATTCGGTCCGGGTGGTATCAGGGGCGGTGCTCAACGGCTTGGGGGCGCGAATCGTCTACTCGGAAACGATGCATTTCAAGAGCTCGAGATCGGTAGGTTACTCACGATCACCATCACGCCGTCAAATTCTTATTCCAGCACGGTTCTACTGCTATGAAATAGTGCAATTGCTGACCTAAGTGCTCACTTGACTCTGTAATTACGCGTATAAACAGTCGATTGTGGTGACTCGAGAATGACATTCTACTCCAACGATCTCGCTTTGGCCACCCTCGAAGATGACTACAGGAGCCTCATTAACCGTCCGGTCTCAACTTCTTAAGAACGGTGAAGAGAGCTTGGCCCTCGATGGTCAACACCATCCAAGAGTGATGATGCTGGGCGGTGACCATACGTGAGTGTGATTCACGAATCGAATCAGAGGATCAATCGCTTAGCAAAGGAGGATGCTAGCTAATCAAGCTGTATGATATGTGACGTCTTCGATGGATGCAGTATCGTGCTCCCTGCTCTGCGAGCCCTGAACGAAGTCTACGGACCTGTCTTGGTCATCCACTTTGACAGTCACTGTGACTCGCGACACCCCGACAAAGGCATCCTGACCCACGGCGTGAGTTGGTTCCCAGCCTTGACCTTCCCAGCCTTGACCTGCTTCCAAAAATCCATCCCAGCCTGAACCTTCGCCGTTACAAAGATCAAGGGGGAAGCTAAACCGGCGATGTGAAATGATCCAATAGGACTACTTCTACTTCGCTTGGAAGGAGGGACTGATGAGCGAGACCAACATTCATGCTGGGTGAGTCAGCCGGCTTGATATAACTCATGGTCTGAATCTTATTTTTCCTAGCTGAAAATATGCTAATCTCCCTGTCTGCAGTATCCGATCCAACTGCGACATCCCTTCTGACCTCGAGACCAACTTCGCCACCGTCCTCGCCGACGAGATCGAAGATATCGGGTGGAAGGGCGTGATCAAGCGCATAAAGGACCGAGTGGGTGACAGCCCCGTTTATCTGaccatcgacatcgataCCCTCGACCCTGCTTTCGCACCTGCCACAGGAACTCCAGAGATCGGAGGTTGGACCAGTAGGGAGATGATCGAAATCTTGCATGGGCTCAAGGATCTCAAGATTGTCGGTGCTGATGTGGTAGAAGTCGCCCCTGCCTACGATACGACGTGAGTATATAGATACAGCCAAGCAGGTCTTTGTGGGCTGGACATGATGGCTGACTGAAATGCCATTGGGCCTCGTAGAGCTGAGATCACGCAAATTGCTGCAGCCGGCCTGGTATTCGAGCTGCTCAGCATGATGGCGCTCACTCCCGTTGTCAAGACCTAGAGTCAGGCCACTAGAGCACTGAACCATAGAATACATAAGGAACGGTAATTGAGAAGTGGAGGATTCGTATTTATTTGGTTACTGCATTTGCCTACTAGAAAGAATCGTATGAAGCTTATAAGGACTATCAAAATATATGTATGTGTGACTATGTCCCACCCATTTTTCTGTATCAGAGCTTTTGCATGCATTGTATCCCAGATATTCAGTCCCTCAAAGGAGACTCGTAGCTTTTGAGAGGAGAAATGTCCATTTCCATCCGTCAAATTCGTCAACTGATAAAGTCCACTCCACTCGAGAGATCACCTTTATACTACAGAGCGGGACGCAGCGGTTGGAGCAGAAAAAGCTCTGCCTCGGATCGCAAAATCATGCTCAAAATCGCCCTTCTTGCTTGACCCGGCACATAGAGGCAGAACGACCCATCGATCTCGCGGATGGCACgtgatgatatggtataATGTGATGTGCATGTATGAGTACAGTGTATTTTCGAGGAGTCATTCGTATTCTACTCTACCTTTTTACCTTTGCTACTACTCCTGAGATCATGCAATCTACCTCTTTCGACCAAAAATCTGGATAGAGAATAAATCAGCATTTGCGAATCAAGCAATACTATCTTGATAGAGCGTAGGGTATGTCTGGAACTCACATAAAACCCAAGGTGACCAAACCCAAAACCCCTCCTGCACCAATCAATTCAATCCATCCTTTCCAATTCACTTTCCATCTACCAGTCTTCGCCAACTTATCCAACAAAAACCATACCGAGAAGTTCCAAATGATAATTCTGAGATCAGGTAGTACATCCTTTACTCTGAATTTGGTCGAGAATGTCGATTTGGCATGTAAGAATGAGAACACTATTCGGACTAGCATAGCTGAACATGATGCTAAGATCAAAGACTCTTCTCTTGTCGGTCGTGTGTTCCAAAAATGCGTATCAAAGTCGGTATTGGTCAATCCAAACAGAGTCAATGCGAATACAAGCGAACTCGCTATCATCCATTTAGACTGTTCTTTAATTTGTTTGGGAGTAGCAGAAGAAGTGACGAACGTCTCTGTGATTCCATTAAGACTCATCAAAGGGATGTAACTGATCAGGTAAAGATGTAATATCGATGGTGCGCTAgtggattgatattgtttAGGTAAGAGGATGACCGATAAGGACGGGTATAATGGCTGAACGAATGATAAGATTATGGTTGCGAGGTATAGCGATAGTCTGATAGTCAAAGTGTAAAGGGATATGGTATGAGGTGAagttggtgaagaggaagagtaaTGGAGCAAGAGGGATTCTTCGaggggttgaaagatgattcGAGCGATTAATGAACCTGCGTTGGATAAATTTAGCATTGTGACTTTGCCATGAAAATCCGGAAAGTGCAAGAtaatttcactcaccatagTTCATAGCGACTGCATAACCTCCTTGACCATCTAAAGGGCATATCCTAGCTACTGCTATCCTATCGGCTTCGGTGAGCAAATGCTTGATGAAGCTTTGTCCGGTATTTGCAAGTGCCAATGAAACTGTCTGAGAGTTGAACCGAGTTTCTCTATAACATGTCACATCATATAAGCTAGTCTGCATACCCTGTTCaaggaaaaagaggaaaacgACATCTTACCCTTTTACTCTATCCGCCCTGAACAAAGTGTTTACATCCCACTTGACCTCCTTCAAATAAACCACTAACAACCAGCCTGCACCGGCCATTTGACCGAGAGCGAACGACAGCAGAGCATTCTTATCTCCTAGTCCCAATAGACTAATAACAGTTATCACTGATCTGAGAATCGCCATACCTCCCTCTGCCCTCAGTCTCACACCCAATCTTGGCGTTTTTGATCTATGAATCGCTATGTATACAGGTTCTATCGAAAGTTCCATCAACGATCCAAGGATGTACATCCCCAAAGAAGGGTAGAAATTCGGTTGAGATGTTGTAGTCGAATCAGAGCTGTAGATATATAT of the Kwoniella mangroviensis CBS 8507 chromosome 3, whole genome shotgun sequence genome contains:
- a CDS encoding agmatinase: MLLNLTILFALLPSLIRAAAPAPAAQAVFPDRDRVRHTYKEYLSGSSEPRHPSPGYKAKAAQKADKEASALRAPKYGYEDAENAAFYAMRAEAGARDPNEKAPFPPYNTWEAYWGLKTFGHTKPVRCMTADNTTLYDIAILGAPFDTATSWRPGARFGPGGIRGGAQRLGGANRLLGNDAFQELEIVDCGASLTVRSQLLKNGEESLALDGQHHPRVMMLGGDHTIVLPALRALNEVYGPVLVIHFDSHCDSRHPDKGILTHGDYFYFAWKEGLMSETNIHAGIRSNCDIPSDLETNFATVLADEIEDIGWKGVIKRIKDRVGDSPVYLTIDIDTLDPAFAPATGTPEIGGWTSREMIEILHGLKDLKIVGADVVEVAPAYDTTAEITQIAAAGLVFELLSMMALTPVVKT